The proteins below come from a single Eucalyptus grandis isolate ANBG69807.140 chromosome 3, ASM1654582v1, whole genome shotgun sequence genomic window:
- the LOC104439569 gene encoding uncharacterized protein LOC104439569 isoform X1 yields the protein MEAYAMARTKMKRKDLDQVSDDFSDFSLSSPARKIRRLDAELPPIMEDDEPEIAMPYLQNRSSGPVIEELPAESASSSASASASASATAAAAAAASASENEERAIVLFKPVHGRLLGGPSPSSFSVSVDPDFISGFKNQFYWSNEPAHEKLIEDETGDAETNKGGTNCMAVVPWIPSQFPSAPGIELLQPEGSEAMEAEEMADGTMEIEDATESYPVTQEQAHGYAGQSSSEGFQQWQQPHCMTPQPPQSVSTPLVWYR from the exons ATGGAGGCGTACGCGATGGCGAGGACGAAGATGAAGCGCAAGGACCTCGACCAAGTTAGCGACGACTTCTCCGACTTCTCCCTTTCTTCCCCCGCCCGGAAGATTCGCCGACTG GACGCGGAGCTACCGCCTATAATGGAGGACGATGAACCTGAAATCGCGATGCCCTACCTGCAGAACCGGAGCAGCGGCCCGGTGATCGAGGAATTGCCGGCGGAATCGGCCTcatcctccgcctccgcctccgcctccgcctccgccaccgccgccgccgccgccgccgcctccgcctcggaGAACGAGGAGAGGGCTATTGTCCTTTTCAAGCCCGTGCACGGCCGTCTTCTGGGAGGGCCCTCCCCTTCGAGTTTCTCTGTTTCCGTGGACCCGGACTTCATCTCAGGGTTTAAAA ATCAATTCTACTGGTCAAATGAGCCTGCCCATGAGAAATTGATTGAAGATGAGACAGGTGATGCAGAGACAAACAAGGGAGGTACCAACTGTATGGCCGTGGTCCCTTGGATTCCTTCTCAGTTTCCTTCTGCACCAGGCATTGAACTCCTCCAGCCTGAGGGTAGTGAGGCAATGGAGGCTGAGGAAATGGCTGACGGGACAATGGAGATTGAAGATGCAACTGAAAGTTATCCGGTAACTCAAGAACAAGCGCATGGTTATGCCGGACAGAGCTCAAGTGAAGGATTTCAGCAGTGGCAGCAACCGCACTGCATGACGCCTCAGCCACCCCAGAGTGTCTCTACTCCACTTGTGTGGTATCGGTAA
- the LOC104439569 gene encoding uncharacterized protein LOC104439569 isoform X2 translates to MEAYAMARTKMKRKDLDQVSDDFSDFSLSSPARKIRRLDAELPPIMEDDEPEIAMPYLQNRSSGPVIEELPAESASSSASASASENEERAIVLFKPVHGRLLGGPSPSSFSVSVDPDFISGFKNQFYWSNEPAHEKLIEDETGDAETNKGGTNCMAVVPWIPSQFPSAPGIELLQPEGSEAMEAEEMADGTMEIEDATESYPVTQEQAHGYAGQSSSEGFQQWQQPHCMTPQPPQSVSTPLVWYR, encoded by the exons ATGGAGGCGTACGCGATGGCGAGGACGAAGATGAAGCGCAAGGACCTCGACCAAGTTAGCGACGACTTCTCCGACTTCTCCCTTTCTTCCCCCGCCCGGAAGATTCGCCGACTG GACGCGGAGCTACCGCCTATAATGGAGGACGATGAACCTGAAATCGCGATGCCCTACCTGCAGAACCGGAGCAGCGGCCCGGTGATCGAGGAATTGCCGGCGGAATCGGCCTcatcctccgcct ccgcctccgcctcggaGAACGAGGAGAGGGCTATTGTCCTTTTCAAGCCCGTGCACGGCCGTCTTCTGGGAGGGCCCTCCCCTTCGAGTTTCTCTGTTTCCGTGGACCCGGACTTCATCTCAGGGTTTAAAA ATCAATTCTACTGGTCAAATGAGCCTGCCCATGAGAAATTGATTGAAGATGAGACAGGTGATGCAGAGACAAACAAGGGAGGTACCAACTGTATGGCCGTGGTCCCTTGGATTCCTTCTCAGTTTCCTTCTGCACCAGGCATTGAACTCCTCCAGCCTGAGGGTAGTGAGGCAATGGAGGCTGAGGAAATGGCTGACGGGACAATGGAGATTGAAGATGCAACTGAAAGTTATCCGGTAACTCAAGAACAAGCGCATGGTTATGCCGGACAGAGCTCAAGTGAAGGATTTCAGCAGTGGCAGCAACCGCACTGCATGACGCCTCAGCCACCCCAGAGTGTCTCTACTCCACTTGTGTGGTATCGGTAA